From the Manis javanica isolate MJ-LG chromosome 11, MJ_LKY, whole genome shotgun sequence genome, one window contains:
- the DCHS1 gene encoding protocadherin-16 isoform X2 produces the protein MLENQRQTETLKLLPLRSLQVRDPELEPRPELDLIQSLGSSWIQILARSWSPSHNRTCPVMPESGITPSCSGRPSTSPCPLLPLLLLLGTWGPGAWGQAGSLDLQIDEEQPAGTLIGDISAGLPAGTAAPPMYFISAQEGSGVGTDLAIDEHSGVVRTARVLDRERRDRYRFTAVTPDGATVEVTVRVADINDHAPAFPQAQAALQIPEHTALGTRYPLEPARDADAGRLGTQGYALSGDGAGETFQLETRPGPDGAPVPELVITGELDRENRSHYVLQLEAYDGGSPPRRAQALLDVTLLDINDHAPVFNQSRYHSVVSESLTPSSPVLQVYASDADAGANGAVTYEINRRQSEGDEPFSIDAHTGLLRLERPLDFEQRRVHELVVQARDGGAHPELGSAFVTVHVRDANDNQPSMTVIFLSADGSPRVSEAAPPGQLVARISVSDPDDGDFAHVNVSLEGGEGHFALSTQDSVIYLVCVARQLDREERDAYNLRVTATDSGSPPLRAEAAFVLHVTDVNDNAPAFDRQLYRPEPLPEVALPGSFVVRVTARDPDQGTNGQVTYSLAPGAHTHWFSIDSTSGIITTAASLDYELEPQPQVIVVATDGGLPPLISSATVSVALQDVNDNEPQFQRTFYNASLPEGTQPGTCFLQVTATDADSGLFGLLSYSLGAGLGASGSPPFRIDVHSGDVCTTRTLDRDQGPSSFDFTVTAVDGGGLKSMVYVKVFVSDENDNPPQFYPREYAASLSAQSTPGTAVLGVHAHDPDQGPHGRLSYHILAGNSPPLFALDEHSGLLTVAWPLARRANSVVQLEIGAQDGGGLQAEPSARVNVSIVPGTPIPPIFEQLQYVFSVPEDVAPGTSVGIVQAHNPPGRLGPVTLALSGGDPQGLFSLDGTSGLLQTLRPLDRELLGPMLELEVRAGSGVPPAFAVARVRVLLGDVNDNSPAFPAPEDTVLLPPSTAPGTSIYTLRALDPDSGINSRVTFTLLAGGGGAFTVDPTTGHVRLMGPMGPPGGPAHELELEARDGGSPPRTSHFRLRVVVQDLGTRGLAPHFDSPTYRVDLPSGTTPGTQVLQVQARAPDGGPVTYHLAADGSSSAFGLEPQSGWLWVRAALDREAQQLYTLKVMAVSGSKTELGQQTGTATVRVTILNQNDHSPRLSEEPTFLAVAENQPPGTSVGRVFATDRDSGPNGRLTYSLQQLSEDSKAFHIHPQTGEVTTLQTLDRERQSSFQLLVQVQDGGSPPRSTTGTMHIAVLDLNDNSPTFLQASGAAGGGLPVQVPDRVPPGTLVTTLQAKDPDEGENGTILYTLTGPGSELFSLHPHSGELLTAAPLIRAERPHYVLTLSAHDQGSPPRSSSLQLLLQVLPSARSAEPPPDPSEPDPATPVPVVLTVTAGEGMQPGSLLGSVAPPEPTAVGTLTYTLVGGADPDGTFALDAASGRLYLARPLDFEAGPAWRALTVRAEGPGGAGARLLRVQVRVQDENEHAPAFARDPLVLALPENPEPGAALYTFRASDADGPGPNSDVRYRLLRQEPPVPALRLDARTGALSAPRGLDRETTPALLLLVEATDRPANASRRRTARVSARVFVTDDNDNAPVFTSPSRVRLPEDQPPGPVALHVVTRDPDLGEAARVSYRLAAGGDGCFRLHASTGALSVVRALDREQRAEHVLTVVASDHGSPPRSATQLLTVSVADINDEAPTFQQQEYSVLLRENSPPGTSLLTLRATDPDLGANGQVTYGGISGESFSLDPDTGVLTTLRTLDREEQEEINLTVYARDRGSPPLLTYVTVRVAVEDENDHAPTFGSAHLSLEVPEGQEPQTLTMLRASDPDEGANGQLQYRILDGDPSGAFVLDLASGEFGTMRPLDREVEPAFQLQIEAQDRGQPALSAILLVTVTVLDANDHAPAFPLPAYSVEVPEDVPTGTLLLQLQAHDPDAGANGRVTYYLGAGAAGAFLLEPGSGELRTAAALDREQCPSYAFSVSAVDGAAAGPLSTTVPVTILVRDVNDHAPTFPTSPLRLRLPRPSPSLSTPTLALATLRAEDRDAGANASILYRLAGAPPPGTTVDSYTGEIRVARSPVALGPRDRVLFIVATDLGRPARSATGVVIVGLQGESERGPRFSRASSEATLRENAPPGTLIVSPKAVHAGGSNGPITYSILSGNEKGTFAIQPSTGAITVRSAEGLDFEASPRLRLVLQAESGGAFAFSVLTLTLQDTNDNAPRFLRPHYVAFLPESRPLEGPLLQVEADDLDQGPSGQISYSLAASQPARGLFHVDLVTGTITTTAILDREIWAETRLVLMATDRGSPSLVGSATLTVMVIDTNDNRPTIPQPWELRVSEDALLGSEIAQVTGNDVDSGPVLWYVLSPSGPQDPFSIGRYGGRLSLTGRLDFEQHDCYHLQLLAHDGPHEGRANLTVLVEDVNDNAPAFSQSLYQVMLLEHTPPGRAILSVSATDQDSGANGHISYHLTSPAEGFSVDPNNGTLFTTVGTMTVGHDGPEVVDVVLEARDHGMPGRAAQATVHVQLQDQNDHAPSFTLPHYHVAVTEDLPPGSTLLTLEATDADGSRAHATVDYSIISGNRGRVFQLEPRLAEAGEGGGLGPRALGCLVLLEPLDFESLTQYNLTVAAADRGQPPRSSAVPVTITVLDVNDNPPVFTQASYRMAVPEDTPIGAELLHMEASDADPGPHGLVHFTLRSGDPSGLFELDESSGALRLAHPLDCETQARHQLVVQAADPTGAHFALAPVTIEVQDVNDHGPAFPLSVLSTSLAENQPPGTLVTTLHAIDGDAGAFGRLHYSLLEAGPGPEGREAFALNSSTGELRARMAFDYEHAGSFQLLVGAADAGNLSASVTVSVLVTGEDEYDPVFLAPAFHFQVPEGARRGHSLGHVQATDEDGGADGLVLYSLATSSPYFGINQTTGALYLRVDSRAPGSGTGTSGGGGRTRREAPRELRLEVVARGPLPGSRSATVPVTVDITHTALGLAPDLNLLLVGAVAASLGVVVVLALAALVLGLVRARSRKAEAAPGPMSQTAPLASGSLQKLGREPPSPPPSEHLYHQTLPSYGGPGAGGPYPRGGSLDPSHSSGRGSAEAAEDDEIRMINEFPRVASVASSLAARGPDSGIQQDADGLSDTSCEPPAPDTWYKGRKAGLLLPGAGATLYREEGPPTTATAFLGGCGLSPAPTGDYGFPADGKPCVAGALTAIVAGEEELRGSYNWDYLLSWCPQFQPLASVFTEIARLKDEARPCPPAPRIDPPPLITAVAHPGAKSVPPKPASTAATRAIFPPASHRSPISHEGSLSSAAMSPSFSPSLSPLAARSPVVSPFGVAQGPSASALSTESGLEPPDDAELHI, from the exons ATGCTGGAGAATCAGAGACAAACTGAGACCCTCAAGTTGCTGCCCTTGAGGAGCCTTCAG GTCAGGGATCCTGAGCTGGAGCCAAGGCCTGAGTTGGACCTGATCCAAAGCCTGGGATCAAGCTGGATTCAGATCCTGGCCCGGAGCTGGAGCCCCAGCCACAACCGGACGTGTCCTGTCATGCCGGAGTCAGGCATTACGCCTTCCTGCTCTGGCAGGCCGAGCACCAGTCCCTGTCCCCTGCTaccactgctgctgctgctggggacCTGGGGGCCCGGTGCCTGGGGTCAGGCCGGGAGCTTGGACCTGCAGATTGATGAGGAGCAGCCGGCGGGCACACTGATTGGGGACATCAGTGCAGGGCTTCCAGCAGGCACAGCAGCGCCTCCTATGTACTTCATCTCCGCCCAGGAGGGCAGTGGCGTTGGCACAGACCTGGCCATCGACGAACATAGCGGGGTGGTCCGTACAGCCCGTGTCTTGGACCGTGAGCGGCGAGACCGCTATCGTTTCACTGCTGTCACTCCTGATGGTGCCACCGTGGAAGTTACTGTGCGAGTGGCTGACATCAATGACCATGCTCCAGCTTTCCCACAGGCTCAGGCTGCCCTGCAGATACCTGAACATACAGCTCTTGGCACCCGCTACCCACTGGAGCCTGCTCGTGATGCAGACGCTGGCCGCTTAGGAACCCAGGGCTATGCATTGTCTGGTGATGGGGCTGGAGAGACCTTCCAGCTGGAGACACGCCCTGGTCCAGATGGAGCCCCAGTGCCAGAGCTGGTAATTACTGGGGAGCTGGACCGAGAGAACCGCTCACACTACGTGCTGCAATTAGAGGCCTATGATGGTGGCTCACCCCCCCGGAGGGCTCAGGCCCTGTTGGACGTGACACTGCTGGACATCAATGACCATGCTCCAGTTTTCAATCAGAGCCGATATCACTCTGTGGTATCTGAGAGCCTCACCCCCAGCAGTCCTGTCTTGCAGGTGTATGCATCTGATGCCGATGCTGGTGCCAACGGGGCTGTGACTTATGAGATCAACCGGAGGCAGAGTGAGGGTGATGAACCCTTCTCCATAGATGCACACACAGGGCTGCTGCGGTTGGAGCGGCCACTAGACTTTGAGCAGCGGCGGGTCCATGAACTGGTGGTGCAGGCACGGGATGGTGGGGCACACCCTGAGCTGGGCTCAGCTTTTGTGACTGTGCACGTGCGAGATGCCAATGACAATCAGCCCTCCATGACTGTCATCTTCCTCAGTGCAGACGGCTCCCCCCGAGTCTCTGAGGCTGCCCCACCTGGCCAGCTTGTTGCTCGCATCTCTGTGTCAGACCCAGATGATGGTGACTTTGCCCATGTCAATGTATCCCTGGAGGGTGGAGAGGGCCACTTTGCCCTAAGCACCCAGGACAGTGTCATCTACCTGGTGTGTGTGGCTCGGCAGCTAGATCGGGAGGAGCGGGACGCCTACAACTTGCGAGTTACTGCCACTGACTCAGGCTCACCCCCACTGCGAGCTGAGGCTGCCTTTGTGCTGCATGTCACCGATGTCAATGACAATGCTCCTGCTTTTGACCGCCAGCTCTACCGACCTGAACCCCTGCCTGAGGTTGCACTGCCTGGCAGCTTTGTGGTGCGGGTGACGGCCCGGGATCCTGACCAGGGCACCAATGGTCAGGTCACCTATAGCCTGGCCCCTGGCGCCCACACCCACTGGTTCTCCATTGACTCCACCTCTGGCATCATCACAACAGCTGCCTCGCTGGACTATGAGCTGGAACCTCAGCCACAGGTGATTGTGGTAGCTACAGATGGGGGCTTGCCGCCTCTCATCTCCTCTGCCACAGTTAGCGTGGCCCTGCAAGATGTGAATGACAATGAGCCCCAGTTCCAGAGGACTTTCTACAATGCCTCATTGCCTGAAGGCACCCAGCCTGGAACCTGCTTCCTGCAG gTGACAGCCACAGATGCAGACAGTGGCCTGTTTGGCCTTCTCTCCTATTCCTTGGGTGCTGGACTTGGGGCCTCAGGGTCCCCCCCATTCCGTATCGATGTGCACAGTGGTGATGTGTGTACAACACGGACCCTGGACCGTGACCAGGGGCCCTCAAGCTTCGACTTCACAGTGACAGCTGTGGATGGG GGAGGCCTCAAGTCCATGGTGTATGTGAAGGTGTTTGTGTCGGATGAGAATGACAACCCACCTCAGTTTTATCCACGGGAGTATGCTGCCAGTCTGAGCGCCCAGAGCACGCCAGGCACAGCCGTGCTGGGGGTGCATGCCCATGACCCTGACCAGGGGCCTCATGGGCGACTCTCCTACCACATCCTGGCTGGCAACAGCCCTCCGCTCTTTGCCTTGGATGAGCACTCAG GGCTGTTGACAGTAGCCTGGCCCTTGGCCAGACGGGCCAACTCTGTGGTGCAGCTGGAGATTGGGGCTCAGGATGGAGGGGGCCTGCAGGCAGAGCCCAGTGCCCGAGTCAATGTCAGCATTGTGCCCGGAACCCCCATACCACCTATATTTGAGCAACTGcaatatgtcttctctgtgccagagGATGTGGCACCAGGCACCAGTGTGGGCATAGTCCAGGCACACAACCCACCAG GTCGCTTGGGGCCTGTGACTCTTGCCCTATCAGGTGGGGATCCCCAAGGACTATTCTCTCTAGATGGGACCTCAGGGCTGTTACAAACACTTCGCCCCCTGGACCGGGAGCTGCTGGGACCAATGCTGGAGCTGGAGGTGCGGGCGGGCAGTGGCGTACCCCCGGCTTTTGCTGTGGCTCGGGTGCGTGTGCTGCTGGGTGATGTGAATGACAACTCCCCTGCCTTCCCTGCACCTGAAGACACAGTGTTGCTGCCACCAAGCACTGCCCCAGGAACCTCTATCTATACACTGCGGGCTCTGGACCCTGACTCGGGCATTAACAGTCGAGTCACCTTTACCCTGCTTGCTGGGGGTGGTGGGGCTTTCACCGTAGACCCCACCACAGGCCACGTACGGCTCATGGGACCTATGGGGCCCCCTGGGGGACCAGCCCATGAGCTGGAGCTGGAGGCCCGGGATGGGGGCTCCCCGCCCCGCACCAGCCACTTTCGACTAAGGGTGGTGGTACAGGACTTGGGGACCCGTGGGCTGGCTCCCCACTTCGACAGCCCTACCTACCGTGTGGACCTGCCCTCAGGCACCACTCCTGGAACTCAGGTCCTGCAAGTGCAGGCTCGAGCACCGGATGGGGGCCCTGTCACCTACCACCTTGCAGCAGATGGGTCAAGTAGCGCATTTGGCCTGGAACCACAGAGTGGGTGGCTATGGGTGCGGGCAGCCCTAGACCGTGAGGCCCAGCAATTGTACACACTGAAGGTAATGGCAGTGTCTGGGTCCAAAACTGAGTTGGGGCAGCAGACAGGCACAGCTACCGTGAGGGTCACCATCCTCAACCAAAATGACCATAGTCCCCGCTTGTCTGAGGAGCCCACCTTCCTGGCTGTGGCTGAGAACCAGCCCCCAGGGACCAGCGTGGGCCGGGTCTTTGCCACTGACCGAGACTCGGGACCAAATGGACGTCTGACCTACAGCCTGCAACAGCTGTCAGAAGACAGCAAGGCCTTCCACATCCACCCCCAGACAG GAGAAGTGACCACACTCCAAACCCTGGACCGTGAGCGGCAGAGCAGCTTCCAGCTCCTGGTGCAAGTGCAGGATGGGGGAAGCCCTCCCCGCAGTACCACAGGCACCATGCACATCGCAGTGCTTGACCTTAATGACAACAGCCCCACCTTCCTACAGGCTTCAGGGGCTGCTGGTGGGGGCCTCCCTGTACAG GTACCAGATCGTGTGCCTCCAGGAACACTGGTGACAACTCTGCAGGCCAAGGATCCAGATGAGGGGGAGAATGGGACCATCCTGTACACATTAACAG GTCCTGGCTCAGAGCTcttctctctgcatcctcactcAGGGGAGCTGCTCACTGCAGCACCCCTGATCCGAGCAGAGCGGCCCCACTATGTGCTGACTCTGAGTGCTCATGACCAAGGCAGCCCCCCTCGGAGCTCCAGcctccagctgctgctgcag GTGCTTCCCTCAGCTCGGTCAGCTGAGCCTCCACCGGACCCCTCAGAGCCAGACCCGGCCACACCCGTGCCTGTGGTGCTGACCGTGACAGCAGGAGAGGGGATGCAGCCCGGCTCCCTATTGGGCTCGGTGGCGCCTCCAGAGCCGACGGCGGTGGGCACACTCACCTACACACTCGTTGGCGGTGCGGACCCGGACGGCACCTTCGCGCTGGACGCGGCCTCAGGGCGCTTGTACCTGGCGCGGCCCCTGGACTTCGAGGCGGGCCCAGCGTGGCGCGCGCTCACAGTGCGCGCCGAGGGGCCGGGAGGCGCAGGGGCGCGGCTGCTGCGGGTGCAGGTGCGCGTGCAGGACGAGAACGAGCATGCGCCGGCCTTCGCGCGCGACCCCCTAGTGCTGGCGCTGCCCGAGAATCCGGAGCCCGGGGCGGCGCTGTACACTTTTCGCGCGTCAGACGCCGACGGCCCGGGCCCCAACAGCGATGTGCGCTACCGTCTGCTGCGCCAGGAGCCGCCCGTGCCGGCGCTTCGCCTGGACGCGCGCACTGGGGCGCTCAGCGCACCGCGAGGCCTGGACCGGGAGACCACACCAGCTCTGCTGCTGCTTGTGGAGGCCACCGACCGGCCCGCCAACGCCAGCCGCCGCCGCACTGCGCGCGTTTCCGCGCGGGTCTTTGTCACGGATGACAACGACAACGCTCCCGTCTTCACCTCACCTTCACGTGTGCGTCTTCCGGAGGATCAGCCGCCTGGGCCCGTGGCGCTGCACGTGGTAACCCGAGACCCGGATCTGGGCGAGGCCGCACGCGTGTCCTATCGCCTGGCGGCTGGCGGGGACGGCTGCTTCCGGCTACACGCCAGCACCG GAGCGCTGTCCGTGGTGCGGGCACTGGACCGTGAACAGCGAGCTGAACATGTACTGACTGTGGTGGCCTCGGACCACGGCTCGCCGCCCCGCTCAGCCACGCAGCTCCTGACTGTCAGCGTGGCTGACATCAACGACGAGGCACCCACTTTCCAGCAGCAGGAATACAGCGTCCTCTTGCGTGAAAACAGCCCACCTGGCACATCTCTGCTCACACTGCGGGCAACCGACCCGGACCTGG GGGCCAATGGGCAAGTGACTTATGGAGGCATCTCTGGTGAAAGCTTCTCCCTGGACCCAGACACTGGAGTTCTCACAACTCTTCGGACCCTGGAtcgggaggagcaggaggagatcAACCTGACAG TATATGCCCGGGACAGGGGTTCACCCCCACTACTGACATATGTCACAGTGCGAGTGGCTGTGGAGGATGAGAATGACCATGCCCCAACCTTTGGGAGTGCTCATCTCTCCCTGGAGGTGCCAGAGGGCCAGGAACCCCAAACTCTTACCATGCTGCGGGCCTCTGACCCAGATGAGGGAGCCAATGGGCAGCTGCAGTACCGAATCCTGG ATGGAGACCCATCAGGAGCCTTTGTCCTAGACCTAGCTTCTGGGGAGTTTGGCACCATGAGGCCACTAGACCGGGAAGTGGAACCAGCATTTCAGTTGCAAATAGAGGCCCAGGATAGAGGCCAGCCAGCTCTCAGTGCCATTCTGCTTGTGACAGTGACAGTGCTGGATGCCAACGACCATGCCCCAGCCTTCCCTTTGCCTGCCTACTCTGTGGAGGTGCCTGAAGATGTGCCTACAGGAACCCTGCTGCTGCAGCTACAGGCTCATGACCCTGATGCAGGGGCCAATGGCCGTGTGACCTACTACCTGGGTGCAGGTGCAGCAGGTGCCTTCCTGCTAGAGCCCGGCTCCGGGGAATTGCGCACAGCTGCAGCCCTAGACAGAGAGCAGTGTCCCAGCTATGCCTTTTCTGTGAGTGCGGTGGATGGTGCAGCTGCCGGGCCCCTGAGCACCACAGTACCTGTCACCATCTTGGTGCGTGATGTCAATGACCACGCACCCACTTTCCCTACCAGTCCCCTGAGGCTGCGCCTGCCCCGCCCAAGCCCCAGCCTCAGCACCCCGACCCTAGCTTTGGCCACTCTGCGAGCTGAAGACCGTGATGCTGGTGCCAATGCCTCCATCCTATACCGGCTGGCAGGCGCACCACCTCCTGGCACCACTGTGGACTCTTATACTGGTGAAATCCGTGTGGCCCGCTCCCCTGTAGCCCTGGGCCCCCGGGATCGTGTCCTCTTCATCGTGGCCACTGACCTTGGCCGTCCGGCTCGCTCTGCCACCGGTGTGGTCATTGTTGGGCTGCAGGGGGAGTCTGAGCGTGGACCCCGCTTTTCCCGGGCTAGTAGCGAAGCCACGCTCCGTGAGAATGCGCCCCCAG GGACTCTCATTGTCTCCCCCAAGGCTGTTCATGCAGGGGGCTCAAATGGACCAATCACCTACAGCATCCTCAGTGGGAATGAGAAGGGGACATTTGCCATCCAGCCTAGTACAG GAGCCATCACAGTTCGCTCAGCAGAGGGCCTGGACTTTGAGGCAAGCCCACGGCTGCGACTGGTGCTGCAGGCAGAGAGCGGAGGAgcctttgccttctctgtgctgacCCTTACCCTGCAGGACACCAATGACAATGCTCCCCGCTTCCTGCGGCCCCATTACGTGGCCTTCCTGCCCGAGTCCAGGCCCTTGGAGGGACCTCTACTACAG GTGGAGGCAGATGACCTGGACCAAGGCCCCAGTGGGCAGATCTCCTATAGTCTGGCTGCATCCCAGCCAGCCCGGGGATTGTTTCACGTAGACCTAGTCACAGGCACTATCACCACCACAGCCATCCTGGACCGTGAGATCTGGGCCGAGACTCG GCTGGTACTGATGGCtacagacagaggaagcccaTCCCTGGTGGGCTCAGCTACCCTGACGGTGATGGTCATCGACACTAATGACAATCGCCCCACCATCCCCCAGCCCTGGGAGCTCCGAGTGTCAGAAG ATGCACTATTGGGCTCAGAGATTGCACAGGTAACAGGGAATGACGTGGATTCAGGACCGGTGTTGTGGTATGTGCTGAGCCCATCTGGGCCCCAGGATCCCTTCAGCATAGGCCGCTATGGAGGCCGCCTCTCTCTCACGGGTCGTCTGGACTTTGAGCAGCATGACTGCTACCACCTGCAGCTCCTGGCACATGACGGGCCTCATGAGGGCCGTGCCAACCTCACAGTGCTTGTGGAGGATGTCAATGACAATGCACCTGCCTTCTCACAAAGCCTCTACCAG GTGATGCTGCTTGAGCACACGCCCCCAGGCAGGGCCATTCTCTCCGTCTCTGCCACTGACCAGGACTCAGGTGCTAATGGTCACATCTCCTACCACCTGACTTCTCCTGCTGAGGGCTTCAGTGTTGACCCCAACAATG GGACTTTGTTCACAACAGTGGGAACAATGACCGTGGGCCATGACGGGCCAGAAGTGGTGGATGTGGTGCTAGAAGCACGAGATCATGGGATGCCAGGCCGGGCAGCACAAGCTACGGTGCACGTGCAGCTACAGGACCAGAATGACCACGCCCCAAGCTTCACGTTGCCACACTACCATGTGGCTGTGACTGAGGATCTGCCCCCTGGCTCCACCCTTCTCACCCTGGAGGCCACAGATGCTGACGGAAGCCGCGCCCATGCCACCGTGGACTACAGTATCATTAGTGGCAACAGGGGCCGAGTCTTCCAGCTGGAACCCCGGCTGGCGGAGGCTGGGGAAGGTGGTGGACTAGGACCCCGGGCACTTGGCTGCCTGGTGTTGCTTGAGCCTCTAGACTTTGAAAGCCTAACCCAGTATAATCTAACTGTGGCTGCAGCTGACCGGGGCCAGCCACCTCGCAGCTCAGCTGTGCCAGTCACCATCACTGTGCTGGATGTCAATGATAACCCACCTGTCTTCACCCAAGCATCCTACCGCATGGCAGTCCCTGAGGACACACCTATTGGAGCTGAGCTGCTGCACATGGAGGCCTCTGACGCTGACCCGGGCCCTCATGGTCTTGTTCATTTCACCCTCCGCTCGGGCGACCCTTCAGGGCTCTTTGAGCTAGATGAGAGCTCAGGAGCCTTGCGACTGGCCCACCCATTGGACTGTGAGACCCAGGCTCGACATCAGCTTGTAGTGCAGGCTGCGGACCCGACCGGGGCACACTTTGCTCTGGCACCAGTGACCATAGAGGTCCAAGATGTGAATGATCATGGCCCAGCCTTCCCCCTGAGCGTGCTCAGCACCAGTCTGGCAGAGAACCAGCCTCCAGGCACTCTTGTGACCACTCTGCATGCAATTGATGGGGATGCTGGGGCTTTCGGGAGGCTCCACTACAGCCTGTTGGAGGCTGGTCCAGGGCCTGAGGGCCGTGAGGCATTTGCACTGAACAGCTCCACAGGAGAGTTGCGGGCTCGGATGGCCTTTGACTATGAACACGCAGGAAGCTTCCAGCTGCTGGTGGGTGCTGCAGATGCTGGGAATCTGTCCGCCTCTGTCACTGTGTCAGTGCTGGTGACTGGCGAGGATGAATATGACCCAGTGTTCCTGGCACCAGCTTTCCACTTCCAAGTGCCAGAAGGTGCCCGGCGTGGCCACAGCCTGGGTCACGTGCAGGCCACAGATGAGGATGGTGGTGCCGATGGCCTGGTACTCTATTCCCTTGCCACCTCTTCTCCCTATTTTGGTATCAACCAGACTACAGGTGCCCTGTACCTGCGGGTGGACAGCCGGGCCCCAGGTAGTGGAACAGGCacctctgggggtgggggccgtACCCGACGTGAGGCACCACGGGAGCTGAGGCTGGAGGTGGTGGCACGGGGGCCTCTGCCTGGTTCCCGAAGTGCCACAGTGCCTGTGACTGTGGATATCACCCACACTGCACTGGGCCTGGCACCTGACCTCAACTTGCTATTGGTGGGGGCTGTGGCTGCCTCCCTGGGAGTTGTGGTGGTGCTTGCACTAGCAGCCCTGGTCCTCGGGTTGGTGCGGGCCCGGAGCCGTAAGGCTGAGGCAGCACCTGGCCCAATGTCACAGACAGCACCTCTGGCCAGTGGCTCCCTGCAGAAGCTGGGCCGAGAGCCACCCAGCCCACCACCCTCAGAGCACCTGTATCACCAGACTCTCCCCAGCTATGGTGGACCAGGAGCTGGAGGACCCTACCCCCGTGGTGGCTCCCTGGACCCTTCACACTCAAGCGGCCGGGGATCAGCAGAAGCTGCAGAGGATGATGAGATCCGCATGATCAATGAGTTCCCCCGTGTGGCCAGTGTGGCTTCCTCCCTGGCTGCCCGTGGTCCTGACTCAGGCATCCAGCAGGATGCAGATGGACTGAGTGACACATCCTGCGAGCCACCTGCCCCTGACACCTGGTATAAGGGCCGCAAGGCAGGGCTGCTGCTACCGGGTGCAGGAGCCACTCTGTATCGAGAAGAGGGCCCCCCAACCACTGCCACGGCCTTCCTGGGGGGCTGTGGCCTGAGCCCCGCACCCACTGGAGACTATGGCTTCCCAGCAGATGGCAAGCCATGTGTGGCAGGTGCTCTGACGGCCATTGTGGCTGGCGAAGAGGAGCTCCGTGGCAGCTATAACTGGGACTACCTGCTGAGCTGGTGCCCTCAGTTCCAGCCACTGGCCAGTGTCTTCACAGAGATCGCCCGGCTCAAGGATGAAGCTCGGCCATGTCCCCCAGCTCCCCGTATTGACCCACCACCCCTCATCACTGCCGTGGCCCACCCAGGAGCCAAATCGGTGCCCCCCAAGCCAGCCAGCACAGCTGCAACCCGAGCCATCTTCCCACCAGCCTCTCACCGCTCCCCCATCAGCCATGAAGGTTCCCTGTCCTCAGCTGCCATGTCCCCCAGCTTCTCACCCTCACTGTCTCCTCTGGCTGCTCGCTCACCTGTTGTCTCGCCATTTGGGGTGGCCCAGGGCCCCTCCGCCTCAGCACTCAGCACAGAGTCTGGCCTGGAGCCACCTGATGACGCAGAGCTGCACATCTAG